A window of Selenomonas ruminantium subsp. lactilytica TAM6421 contains these coding sequences:
- a CDS encoding Crp/Fnr family transcriptional regulator, giving the protein MTSEFVDLFIHHFDFWPHLSAAEKEILIAGSQIVHYPKGTHVHQGPLDCIGVLLLKKGQLRVYTMSEDGREVTLYRLFADDVGILSAPCVLESLTFEVYVDAEEDTEVLLVKSPTFRKLSDGNIQVRCYGYQMATRRLSDMLWKMQQVLFFSADRRLAIFLLEESEKNGSAEIHLTHEQIARFMGTAREVVSRLVKYFNQEGLIKNSRGCIKIIDRDAMKQLAGK; this is encoded by the coding sequence TTGACTTCAGAATTTGTGGATCTGTTTATTCATCACTTTGACTTTTGGCCGCATCTGTCAGCGGCGGAAAAAGAAATATTGATCGCCGGTTCCCAAATCGTGCATTATCCTAAGGGGACGCACGTCCATCAGGGACCGCTTGATTGTATTGGTGTGCTGCTGTTGAAAAAGGGGCAGCTGCGTGTCTATACTATGTCCGAGGATGGACGGGAGGTCACGCTCTACCGGCTCTTTGCCGATGATGTGGGCATCCTGTCGGCACCCTGCGTGCTGGAATCGCTGACCTTTGAGGTCTATGTGGATGCCGAGGAAGATACGGAAGTTCTGCTGGTCAAATCGCCAACCTTCCGCAAATTGTCCGATGGCAACATCCAGGTGCGCTGCTATGGCTATCAGATGGCCACCCGCCGTCTGTCGGACATGCTCTGGAAGATGCAGCAGGTATTGTTCTTCTCGGCTGACCGCAGGCTGGCTATCTTCTTATTGGAAGAAAGCGAGAAAAATGGTTCAGCGGAAATCCATCTGACCCATGAGCAGATTGCCCGCTTTATGGGTACCGCCCGGGAAGTGGTCAGCCGTCTGGTGAAGTATTTCAATCAGGAAGGCCTGATCAAGAACTCCCGGGGCTGCATCAAAATCATCGACAGGGATGCGATGAAACAATTGGCCGGAAAATAA
- a CDS encoding universal stress protein gives MGKIQKILVPVDGSVNGCKAVDEAIFLAEKCKADLDFVYVSSNINKDIPSHIVFDRIWEKIPEDLRAAKHVETGSIHKAIIRVAAQEHSDMIIMGSRGLGLFKGALIGSVSQKVIEESPIPVMVIK, from the coding sequence ATGGGGAAGATTCAAAAAATCCTCGTGCCCGTTGACGGTTCAGTTAATGGCTGCAAGGCGGTGGATGAGGCTATTTTTCTCGCAGAGAAATGCAAAGCCGATTTGGATTTTGTCTATGTGTCCAGCAATATCAACAAGGACATTCCCAGTCATATAGTCTTTGACCGCATCTGGGAGAAGATTCCGGAGGATCTGCGGGCTGCCAAACATGTGGAGACCGGCAGCATCCATAAAGCAATCATCCGGGTAGCAGCTCAGGAACATAGCGATATGATCATCATGGGCAGCCGGGGACTGGGGCTCTTCAAGGGCGCGCTGATTGGCAGCGTGAGCCAGAAGGTCATCGAGGAATCGCCCATTCCGGTAATGGTCATCAAATAA
- the trxA gene encoding thioredoxin, which yields MATTVITNDNFKNEVLDHPGTVLIDFWAEWCGPCRMLSPVIDEVAAENPAIKVGKVNVDEQQELAAQFGIMSIPTLLVFKNGQKVNESLGLIPKEQVEKLIG from the coding sequence ATGGCAACGACGGTTATTACCAACGACAATTTCAAAAACGAGGTGCTGGATCACCCAGGCACGGTGCTCATTGACTTCTGGGCAGAATGGTGCGGCCCCTGCCGGATGCTCAGCCCGGTCATCGATGAGGTGGCGGCGGAAAATCCTGCCATCAAAGTGGGCAAAGTCAATGTGGACGAACAACAGGAACTGGCGGCCCAGTTCGGCATCATGAGCATCCCCACCCTGCTGGTCTTCAAGAACGGCCAGAAAGTCAACGAATCCTTAGGGCTTATCCCCAAGGAACAGGTAGAAAAACTTATCGGCTAA